In the Mycobacteriales bacterium genome, one interval contains:
- a CDS encoding magnesium and cobalt transport protein CorA, producing MIDRARLPAAMTAPVRRRRPAPEQHAAVVHRLGLDQAVVDCALYCGGHRRGGRVELQDAQEAARDADGFVWIGLHEPDDAALAAVAQEFGLHPLAVEDALHAHQRPKLETFDDTVFLVLKTVRYVDHDEVIETGELMVFLGEDFIVTVRHGDAADLAQVRAELEADPERLAAGPSVVLHAVADRVVDGYAPALAAVENDIDEIELQVFSGGRSADPTERIYKLKREVLEFKRAVRPLVDATARLTTGSHPLLHEDVIPYVRDVHDHVVRSAEQVEAMDDLLTGALQSHLAQVSMRQNGDMRKISAWVAIAGVNTLIAGVYGMNFEHMPELRWLYGYPFALGLMAVLSLALHRGFTRNEWL from the coding sequence GGCTCGGGCTCGACCAGGCGGTCGTGGACTGCGCGCTCTACTGCGGCGGCCATCGGCGCGGTGGCCGGGTCGAGCTGCAGGACGCCCAGGAGGCGGCGCGCGACGCGGACGGCTTCGTCTGGATCGGGCTGCACGAGCCCGACGACGCGGCGCTGGCCGCGGTCGCGCAGGAGTTCGGCCTGCACCCGCTCGCGGTCGAGGACGCGCTGCACGCCCACCAGCGGCCCAAGCTCGAGACCTTCGACGACACCGTCTTCCTCGTGCTGAAGACCGTCCGCTACGTCGACCACGACGAGGTCATCGAGACCGGCGAGCTGATGGTCTTCCTCGGCGAGGACTTCATCGTCACGGTCCGCCATGGTGATGCGGCCGACCTGGCCCAGGTCAGGGCCGAGCTCGAGGCCGACCCTGAGCGGCTCGCCGCTGGGCCGAGCGTGGTGCTCCACGCCGTCGCGGACCGCGTCGTCGACGGCTACGCCCCGGCGCTCGCCGCCGTCGAGAACGACATCGACGAGATCGAGCTGCAGGTCTTCTCGGGGGGCCGCAGCGCCGACCCCACCGAGCGCATCTACAAGCTCAAGCGCGAGGTGCTCGAGTTCAAGCGGGCGGTCCGGCCGCTCGTCGACGCGACGGCGCGGCTCACGACCGGCAGCCACCCGCTGCTGCACGAGGACGTCATCCCCTACGTCCGCGACGTGCACGACCACGTCGTGCGCTCGGCCGAGCAGGTCGAGGCGATGGACGACCTGCTCACCGGAGCCCTGCAGTCGCACCTCGCGCAGGTGTCCATGCGCCAGAACGGCGACATGCGCAAGATCTCCGCGTGGGTGGCGATCGCCGGTGTCAACACCCTCATCGCCGGCGTCTACGGCATGAACTTCGAGCACATGCCGGAGCTGCGCTGGCTCTACGGCTACCCCTTCGCGCTCGGTCTGATGGCCGTGCTGTCCCTCGCCCTGCACCGGGGCTTCACCAGGAACGAGTGGCTGTGA